In the Helianthus annuus cultivar XRQ/B chromosome 11, HanXRQr2.0-SUNRISE, whole genome shotgun sequence genome, one interval contains:
- the LOC110887794 gene encoding uncharacterized protein LOC110887794: MWDHGNGGKVLRCTVWNDYALQIKDFISKIPPHEHVMAVIQHGKCKEWKGEYTVQSDKFATRIFLNEEIDEVDELRRRHIQKFGQGSGSTSQTILSSQSVFPLHKEFVTEGVKKHVDEISEIEKEISCVVVATIKIVQEEYDDILRLPATYLVCLRCHTECTSITTKFKVQVQDESGSVSFVMFDRDVQKLLRLAASDIRERQVKANDTRFPHEIFRLVDKKVAFKIDVSEFNLKNDYRVYTMQKTTDDPVIIAELVGGDGNDDENTDEVAYKITLSIYLFFF, encoded by the exons ATGTGGGATCATGGTAatg GGGGTAAGGTTTTGCGATGTACTGTGTGGAATGATTATGCTCTGCAGATTAAGGACTTCATTTCTAAAATCCCACCTCATGAGCATGTGATGGCTGTTATACAGCATGGAAAGTGTAAGGAATGGAAAG GTGAATATACTGTTCAAAGTGATAAGTTTGCAACACGAATTTTTCTGaatgaagaaattgatgaagTTGATGAGCTAAGGAGGAG GCATATACAGAAGTTTGGACAAGGGAGTGGTTCTACATCTCAAACGATACTATCGTCTCAGAGTGTTTTTCCATTACATAAAGAATTTGTAACTGAAGGTgtgaagaaacatgttgatgagatTAGCGAGATAGAAAAG GAAATATCTTGTGTTGTGGTTGCGACAATTAAGATTGTGCAAGAAGAGTATG atgaTATTCTTCGATTGCCTGCGACTTATTTGGTTTGTCTCAGATGTCATACTGAATGTACATCGATCACCACAAA GTTCAAGGTGCAAGTGCAGGATGAGAGTGGTAGTGTTTCTTTTGTTATGTTTGATAGAGATGTTCAGAAGCTTCTTAGATTAGCGGCGAGTGACATAAGAGAGAGGCAGGTTAAGGCCAATGATACTAGATTCCCTCATGAGATATTTCgattggttgataagaaggttGCTTTTAAGATTGATGTTTCAGAGTTCAATCTTAAAAATGACTATCGTGTTTATACTATGCAAAAAACAACTGATGATCCAGTAATAATTGCTGAGTTGGTTGGTGGAGATGGTAATGATGATGAAAATACTGATGAGGTAGCATATAAAATTACTCTTTCaatctatttatttttcttttga
- the LOC110889654 gene encoding early nodulin-like protein 2 isoform X2, with amino-acid sequence MASSLYIFLTVFFTVFCFSHANNFNVGGKDGWTLHPSESYSQWSSRLRFVINDNLHFKYDGGTDSVLEVSKGDYDGCNTNSPITKLTGGDSTFSLNRPGPFYFISGNKSNCVQGQKLTVVVITPKSTKTPPAVAPTPPGSPPGTSTPGSPGAPPGGGGGGSTSPPGSPGASPGGGGSSSPPGSPGASPGGGGGGSTHPGSPGASPGGGGGGSTPGSPGASPGGGGGSSHPGSPEASPGGGGGLTPGSPGASPGGGGGASSPLGSPGASPSGGGISTSPAGSPTGSPGGGTSSPVGSPAGSPGGGALSPSGSPGASPGGGTSSPGGSPAASPGGAASTPMGNPADTPGGAPSSPTGNPADTNGNGNQNGSATSSGVCAILTMPIAMIIFMLGWAY; translated from the exons ATGGCTTCCTCTCTCTACATTTTCCTCACTGTGTTCTTCACTGTGTTTTGTTTTTCACATGCAAATAACTTCAATGTTGGCGGGAAAGATGGGTGGACTCTGCACCCTTCTGAAAGCTACAGTCAATGGTCAAGCAGGTTGAGGTTTGTCATCAACGACAATCTCC ATTTTAAGTATGATGGTGGGACTGATTCTGTATTGGAGGTTAGCAAAGGCGATTATGATGGCTGCAACACGAATAGTCCTATTACTAAGCTTACTGGTGGAGATTCTACCTTTAGTTTGAACCGTCCTGGGCCGTTTTATTTTATCAGTGGTAATAAGTCGAATTGTGTTCAAGGTCAGAAGTTGACGGTGGTTGTTATTACGCCGAAATCGACGAAAACACCGCCTGCTGTTGCTCCAACTCCGCCCGGCTCGCCACCGGGAACATCCACACCAGGTAGTCCTGGTGCTCCTCCGGGCGGAGGTGGAGGTGGCTCAACTTCTCCACCAGGTAGTCCCGGAGCCTCACCTGGTGGAGGAGGGTCATCATCTCCACCAGGTAGCCCTGGAGCATCAcctggtggtggtggaggaggctCTACTCACCCAG GTAGCCCTGGCGCTTCAcctggtggaggtggag GTGGCTCAACCCCAGGTAGTCCCGGGGCATCACCTGGTGGAGGCGGCGGATCTTCTCACCCAGGTAGCCCCGAGGCTTCACCCGGTGGAGGAGGAGGGTTAACCCCAGGTAGTCCCGGGGCATCACCTGGTGGAGGGGGAGGCGCATCTTCTCCACTAGGTAGTCCCGGAGCTTCACCAAGTGGAGGGGGTATCTCTACTTCTCCCGCTGGTAGTCCAACGGGTTCACCAGGTGGTGGAACCTCCTCTCCTGTCGGTAGTCCAGCAGGTTCACCCGGTGGAGGAGCCCTATCTCCATCTGGTAGTCCAGGGGCTTCACCAGGTGGAGGCACCTCTTCTCCTGGTGGAAGTCCAGCAGCTTCACCAGGTGGAGCCGCGTCTACTCCCATGGGTAATCCAGCGGATACTCCGGGCGGAGCTCCGTCTTCTCCAACTGGGAACCCGGCGGATACTAATGGGAATGGAAACCAGAATGGATCGGCAACAAGTTCAGGTGTTTGTGCAATCTTGACTATGCCAATTGCCATGATAATATTTATGCTTGGGTGGGCTTATTAA
- the LOC110889654 gene encoding early nodulin-like protein 2 isoform X1, which translates to MASSLYIFLTVFFTVFCFSHANNFNVGGKDGWTLHPSESYSQWSSRLRFVINDNLHFKYDGGTDSVLEVSKGDYDGCNTNSPITKLTGGDSTFSLNRPGPFYFISGNKSNCVQGQKLTVVVITPKSTKTPPAVAPTPPGSPPGTSTPGSPGAPPGGGGGGSTSPPGSPGASPGGGGSSSPPGSPGASPGGGGGGSTHPGSPGSSPGGGGGGGGSTHPGSPGASPGGGGGGSTPGSPGASPGGGGGSSHPGSPEASPGGGGGLTPGSPGASPGGGGGASSPLGSPGASPSGGGISTSPAGSPTGSPGGGTSSPVGSPAGSPGGGALSPSGSPGASPGGGTSSPGGSPAASPGGAASTPMGNPADTPGGAPSSPTGNPADTNGNGNQNGSATSSGVCAILTMPIAMIIFMLGWAY; encoded by the exons ATGGCTTCCTCTCTCTACATTTTCCTCACTGTGTTCTTCACTGTGTTTTGTTTTTCACATGCAAATAACTTCAATGTTGGCGGGAAAGATGGGTGGACTCTGCACCCTTCTGAAAGCTACAGTCAATGGTCAAGCAGGTTGAGGTTTGTCATCAACGACAATCTCC ATTTTAAGTATGATGGTGGGACTGATTCTGTATTGGAGGTTAGCAAAGGCGATTATGATGGCTGCAACACGAATAGTCCTATTACTAAGCTTACTGGTGGAGATTCTACCTTTAGTTTGAACCGTCCTGGGCCGTTTTATTTTATCAGTGGTAATAAGTCGAATTGTGTTCAAGGTCAGAAGTTGACGGTGGTTGTTATTACGCCGAAATCGACGAAAACACCGCCTGCTGTTGCTCCAACTCCGCCCGGCTCGCCACCGGGAACATCCACACCAGGTAGTCCTGGTGCTCCTCCGGGCGGAGGTGGAGGTGGCTCAACTTCTCCACCAGGTAGTCCCGGAGCCTCACCTGGTGGAGGAGGGTCATCATCTCCACCAGGTAGCCCTGGAGCATCAcctggtggtggtggaggaggctCTACTCACCCAGGTAGCCCCGGGTCATCACCTGGTGGTGGTGGGGGAGGAGGAGGCTCTACTCACCCAGGTAGCCCTGGCGCTTCAcctggtggaggtggag GTGGCTCAACCCCAGGTAGTCCCGGGGCATCACCTGGTGGAGGCGGCGGATCTTCTCACCCAGGTAGCCCCGAGGCTTCACCCGGTGGAGGAGGAGGGTTAACCCCAGGTAGTCCCGGGGCATCACCTGGTGGAGGGGGAGGCGCATCTTCTCCACTAGGTAGTCCCGGAGCTTCACCAAGTGGAGGGGGTATCTCTACTTCTCCCGCTGGTAGTCCAACGGGTTCACCAGGTGGTGGAACCTCCTCTCCTGTCGGTAGTCCAGCAGGTTCACCCGGTGGAGGAGCCCTATCTCCATCTGGTAGTCCAGGGGCTTCACCAGGTGGAGGCACCTCTTCTCCTGGTGGAAGTCCAGCAGCTTCACCAGGTGGAGCCGCGTCTACTCCCATGGGTAATCCAGCGGATACTCCGGGCGGAGCTCCGTCTTCTCCAACTGGGAACCCGGCGGATACTAATGGGAATGGAAACCAGAATGGATCGGCAACAAGTTCAGGTGTTTGTGCAATCTTGACTATGCCAATTGCCATGATAATATTTATGCTTGGGTGGGCTTATTAA